From a single Pseudalkalibacillus hwajinpoensis genomic region:
- a CDS encoding dipeptidase produces the protein MKDTIQLHKDSFLEELQEFLKIPSISAIADHKEDVQKGAKWVANSLEKTGMEHVEIIETDGHPIVYADWLHADGKPTVLIYGHYDVQPADPINLWETPPFDPVIRDNKLFARGATDDKGQLFIHIKAMELLMKENGKLPVNVKFCIEGEEEIASPHLGPFIENHTEKLAADAVVISDTSFIKEGLPAICTSLRGALAMEVTVKTANTDLHSGVYGGGVPNAVHSLLSLLDSLHNKDGSIAVEGFYDGVPEVTDQLREEIAQIPSDEVAMKKELGLTALFGEEGFTFKEQTGIRPTLEINGISGGYQGDGIKTVIPSEASGKISCRLVGEQDPQNIYERIEKHFQDHLPMGTTLTVNQFIQAKPVSLDSQNPMIQKAADAYEMVYGVRALFPKEGGSIPIVEVFARVLEAPVVLMGFGLPSENLHAPNEHFHLENFTKGIETVCEYFTSL, from the coding sequence CATTTCAGCTATTGCAGACCATAAAGAGGATGTTCAAAAAGGGGCTAAATGGGTAGCGAACTCATTGGAAAAAACCGGAATGGAACATGTCGAGATTATTGAAACTGACGGACACCCAATTGTTTATGCGGACTGGCTTCATGCAGATGGAAAGCCGACTGTCCTTATTTATGGACACTATGATGTCCAGCCTGCTGACCCCATAAATCTCTGGGAAACACCTCCATTCGACCCGGTTATTCGCGATAACAAACTATTTGCACGTGGCGCAACGGATGATAAAGGACAATTGTTTATTCATATTAAAGCAATGGAACTATTAATGAAAGAAAACGGTAAGCTCCCAGTAAATGTGAAGTTCTGCATTGAAGGCGAAGAAGAAATTGCGAGTCCTCACCTTGGACCTTTTATCGAAAATCATACCGAAAAACTGGCAGCAGATGCAGTCGTTATCTCAGATACGTCTTTTATAAAAGAAGGGTTGCCAGCCATTTGCACCTCTCTCCGAGGTGCACTGGCCATGGAAGTAACCGTGAAGACAGCGAATACCGATTTGCACTCAGGGGTCTACGGTGGCGGAGTGCCAAATGCCGTCCATTCTCTGCTCAGTCTCCTTGATAGTTTGCACAATAAAGACGGATCTATTGCCGTTGAGGGTTTTTATGATGGAGTACCTGAAGTAACAGATCAATTAAGAGAAGAAATTGCGCAGATTCCTTCAGATGAAGTGGCGATGAAGAAAGAGCTTGGTTTAACAGCTTTATTTGGAGAAGAAGGATTTACTTTCAAGGAACAGACTGGCATCCGTCCGACACTTGAAATCAACGGAATTTCAGGTGGCTATCAAGGAGATGGCATTAAAACTGTTATCCCATCTGAAGCTAGTGGAAAAATTAGCTGCCGCCTTGTTGGTGAGCAGGATCCTCAGAACATCTATGAACGAATCGAAAAACATTTCCAAGACCATCTGCCAATGGGAACAACGCTTACCGTTAACCAATTCATTCAGGCAAAACCTGTCTCTCTAGACTCACAGAATCCAATGATTCAGAAAGCAGCAGACGCGTATGAAATGGTTTATGGCGTTCGAGCGCTATTTCCGAAGGAAGGCGGTTCCATCCCAATTGTTGAAGTTTTCGCGCGTGTACTAGAAGCACCTGTAGTGCTGATGGGCTTCGGCCTCCCATCTGAGAATTTACATGCACCAAATGAACATTTCCATCTCGAGAATTTCACAAAAGGGATCGAGACTGTGTGTGAATACTTTACATCTCTTTAA
- the rpsN gene encoding 30S ribosomal protein S14 — MKYANFRNELKEKGDFEVLRKLSRDSSPTHLNNRCEVTGWPNGYLSKFRMSRIAFREYAHKGQIPGVKKSSW, encoded by the coding sequence ATGAAATATGCGAATTTCCGAAACGAGTTGAAGGAAAAAGGTGATTTTGAAGTGTTGCGTAAGCTTTCGCGTGATTCTTCACCAACTCACCTGAACAATCGCTGTGAAGTAACCGGGTGGCCGAATGGATATCTTAGCAAATTTAGAATGTCTAGAATTGCATTTCGGGAATATGCTCATAAAGGACAGATTCCAGGGGTGAAGAAGTCAAGCTGGTAA
- a CDS encoding nucleoside deaminase, with protein MTEKNWLKKAIELATNSVSNHDGGPFGAIVVKDGSIVGEGINQVTTNHDPTAHAEVVAIRNACRTLGTHQLDGCVIYTSCEPCPMCLGAIYWSRPDKVYYAASRHEAANAGFDDAVIYNEIEKKPEERTIPFHHLEMKEKNVPFDSWLEHEERVNY; from the coding sequence ATGACAGAGAAAAATTGGTTGAAGAAGGCGATCGAGCTAGCTACAAACAGCGTTTCAAACCATGACGGTGGACCATTTGGCGCCATTGTTGTAAAAGATGGCTCCATAGTCGGTGAGGGGATCAATCAAGTAACAACAAACCATGATCCTACCGCTCATGCTGAAGTCGTTGCGATCAGAAATGCTTGCCGAACACTTGGAACACATCAGCTTGACGGCTGCGTGATTTATACGAGTTGTGAACCGTGTCCAATGTGTCTTGGTGCCATTTACTGGTCACGTCCTGATAAGGTTTATTACGCTGCATCGAGACATGAAGCTGCGAATGCCGGGTTTGATGATGCTGTGATTTATAACGAAATCGAGAAGAAACCTGAAGAAAGAACGATTCCTTTTCACCATCTAGAAATGAAAGAAAAGAATGTACCGTTCGATAGCTGGCTGGAACATGAGGAAAGAGTAAACTACTAA
- a CDS encoding NADH:flavin oxidoreductase — protein MSNTNRSTEPLFQTFTNKKIKLSNRTVMAPMTRGFSPDGIPGEDVAAYYRRRSENEVGLIVTEGTGINHPASVSGASIPLFYGEESLNGWANVVKEVHNVGGKIVPQLWHVGMTRDKGDLPNKEALPVGPSGLSLSGDKVTEPMSEIEVVQMVEAYAQAAADAKRIGFDGIEIHGAHGYLIDQFFWDNTNQRTDRYGGDIVGRTQFAVEVIEACRREVGPDFPIIFRFSQWKMNDFKAKLAETPDELERFLQPLVEAGVDIFHCSTRRFWEQEFEGSGLNLAGWTKKLTGKPVISVGSVGLDGEFTSFSGANTTSLDGLIEKLDKEEFDLVAIGRSLLMDPEWVRKVHDGRTNDLLPFDKEALQKLY, from the coding sequence TTGAGTAATACAAATAGATCTACTGAGCCATTATTTCAAACATTCACGAATAAGAAAATAAAATTGTCCAATCGTACGGTGATGGCTCCTATGACACGAGGGTTTTCACCAGATGGCATACCGGGAGAAGATGTGGCAGCCTATTACCGACGCAGATCTGAAAATGAAGTAGGCTTAATTGTAACGGAAGGAACAGGGATTAATCACCCGGCTTCTGTTTCAGGTGCTAGTATACCTTTATTTTATGGTGAAGAATCATTGAACGGCTGGGCTAATGTAGTGAAGGAAGTTCATAACGTTGGAGGGAAAATTGTACCCCAGCTCTGGCATGTGGGGATGACCCGTGATAAAGGAGACCTTCCAAATAAAGAAGCGTTACCTGTTGGACCATCGGGCCTCAGTTTGTCAGGTGATAAAGTAACGGAGCCAATGAGCGAAATAGAGGTTGTCCAAATGGTAGAAGCTTATGCTCAAGCAGCAGCTGATGCAAAACGCATTGGATTCGACGGCATCGAAATTCATGGGGCACATGGTTATTTAATCGATCAATTCTTCTGGGATAACACAAACCAGCGTACGGATCGTTATGGCGGAGATATTGTTGGGAGAACTCAATTTGCAGTTGAAGTTATAGAAGCATGCCGCCGTGAAGTTGGACCGGATTTTCCAATTATCTTTCGATTTTCTCAATGGAAAATGAATGATTTCAAAGCTAAACTTGCTGAAACGCCGGATGAATTAGAGCGTTTCCTACAGCCTCTGGTAGAAGCAGGAGTAGACATTTTCCACTGTTCCACACGTCGTTTTTGGGAGCAGGAATTCGAAGGTTCTGGTTTGAATTTGGCAGGATGGACGAAGAAACTAACAGGAAAACCAGTAATTTCTGTAGGGTCAGTTGGACTCGATGGAGAATTCACAAGCTTTTCTGGAGCTAACACAACCAGTCTGGATGGTCTTATCGAAAAGCTGGATAAGGAAGAGTTTGATTTGGTGGCGATTGGACGTTCTCTATTAATGGATCCTGAGTGGGTAAGGAAAGTGCACGATGGTAGAACAAATGATTTATTACCTTTTGATAAAGAAGCACTTCAAAAGTTATACTAG
- a CDS encoding protein adenylyltransferase SelO: MTQNKETGWNFDNSYARLPESFFKSVEPTPVHSKELVVLNKSLATFLGLDVNELRSEDGIEVFAGNRIPEGAHPIAQAYAGHQFGHFTMLGDGRAVLLGEHITPSGERLDIQLKGSGRTPFSRGGDGRSTLGPMLREYIISEAMHGLSIPTNRSLSVVATGESVLRETKLPGAILTRVSSSHLRIGTFQYVANWGNVEELRILADYAIKRHFPEIKDNEDRYLALFQEVIKGQAALIAKWQLVGFIHGVMNTDNMTISGETIDYGPCAFMDKYDPATVFSSIDVQGRYAYQNQPAIGQWNLARFAETLLPLLHEKEDHAVELAQEAHSEFEELYHSHWLAGMRRKLGILNEEEQDKSLIEDLLQIMKKHQADFTNTFRALTLDKPEDTVMAGAREFTHWYDQWHERLARQAESKTSAYQLMKNSNPAVIPRNHRVEEALEAAVEKGDYNVMAELMDVLSNPYAYSPEQEEYTKLPEPSNLPYRTFCGT, encoded by the coding sequence TTTTTTAAAAGCGTTGAACCAACTCCAGTCCATTCGAAAGAGTTGGTGGTTCTCAATAAGTCTTTGGCAACATTTTTGGGGTTGGACGTTAATGAACTACGAAGCGAAGACGGTATAGAAGTCTTTGCTGGTAACCGTATTCCCGAAGGTGCTCATCCAATTGCACAAGCTTATGCGGGGCATCAATTCGGACATTTTACGATGTTAGGGGACGGTCGAGCTGTGCTGCTTGGGGAGCACATCACTCCTTCAGGTGAACGGTTGGATATACAGCTCAAAGGATCAGGGCGGACTCCATTCTCCCGAGGAGGCGATGGTCGATCGACACTTGGGCCGATGTTGCGTGAATATATCATCAGTGAAGCAATGCATGGGCTTTCTATTCCGACCAACCGGAGTCTCTCTGTTGTGGCAACCGGAGAGTCCGTTCTTCGTGAAACCAAGCTGCCTGGTGCCATTCTGACTCGTGTGTCTTCCAGTCATCTGCGCATCGGTACCTTTCAATACGTGGCAAATTGGGGCAATGTGGAGGAACTACGTATTCTAGCTGATTATGCAATAAAGCGACATTTTCCAGAGATTAAAGATAATGAGGATCGATATCTTGCATTGTTTCAAGAAGTGATCAAGGGTCAGGCCGCACTGATTGCCAAGTGGCAACTGGTCGGATTTATCCATGGGGTGATGAACACCGACAACATGACTATCAGCGGAGAAACCATCGATTATGGCCCATGTGCCTTTATGGATAAATATGACCCGGCAACGGTATTTAGTTCTATTGATGTTCAAGGGCGGTATGCCTATCAGAATCAGCCGGCGATTGGCCAGTGGAATCTTGCGCGCTTTGCTGAAACCCTTTTGCCACTGCTTCATGAAAAGGAAGATCATGCGGTCGAACTGGCCCAGGAGGCTCATTCCGAGTTTGAGGAATTATATCATAGTCATTGGCTTGCGGGAATGAGGAGAAAATTAGGAATCCTGAACGAAGAGGAGCAGGACAAATCTTTGATCGAAGACCTTCTCCAAATTATGAAGAAGCATCAAGCCGACTTTACCAATACGTTTCGCGCCTTAACGCTAGATAAGCCGGAGGATACGGTCATGGCCGGGGCGAGAGAATTTACTCACTGGTATGACCAGTGGCATGAGAGACTGGCCAGACAAGCGGAATCGAAAACTTCTGCTTATCAATTGATGAAGAACTCGAATCCTGCAGTTATCCCTCGCAATCATCGAGTGGAAGAGGCGCTTGAAGCTGCAGTGGAAAAAGGCGATTACAACGTGATGGCGGAACTTATGGATGTTCTTTCAAATCCCTACGCGTATTCTCCTGAACAGGAGGAGTATACCAAATTGCCTGAACCATCAAACCTCCCTTACCGAACCTTTTGTGGGACCTGA